One window from the genome of Bradyrhizobium xenonodulans encodes:
- a CDS encoding ABC transporter ATP-binding protein — protein sequence MDATQEELAIRVRDLVVGFGRQTVLDHLSLDVRRGEILGLVGASGGGKSVLMRTIIGLIPCQGGTIEVMGQPIGGRKDGAATTWGILFQQGALFSSLTVRQNVQFPLRENLVLSQELMDEIAIAKLEMVGLRAQDADKYPSELSGGMTKRVALARALALDPPILFLDEPTSGLDPIAAGDFDALIGTLQKTLGLTVFMVTHDLASLTTVCDRVAALADGRIVAIGPMRELLQSEHPWVRAYFHGKRSQMLQHEMR from the coding sequence ATGGACGCGACGCAAGAGGAGTTGGCTATCCGCGTCCGCGACCTCGTGGTCGGCTTCGGCCGCCAGACCGTGCTCGACCATCTGTCGCTCGATGTCCGCAGGGGCGAGATCCTCGGACTGGTGGGGGCGTCCGGCGGCGGCAAGTCGGTGTTGATGCGCACCATCATCGGCCTCATCCCGTGCCAAGGCGGCACCATCGAGGTCATGGGACAGCCCATCGGCGGTCGCAAGGACGGCGCGGCCACGACGTGGGGCATCCTGTTCCAGCAGGGCGCGCTGTTCTCCTCGCTGACGGTCCGCCAGAACGTGCAGTTTCCGCTCCGCGAAAATCTGGTGCTCTCGCAGGAGCTGATGGACGAGATCGCGATCGCCAAGCTCGAGATGGTCGGGCTGCGGGCGCAGGACGCCGACAAATATCCATCGGAGCTTTCCGGCGGCATGACCAAGCGCGTGGCACTGGCGCGCGCGCTCGCGCTCGATCCGCCGATCCTGTTTCTGGACGAGCCAACCTCCGGCCTCGATCCGATCGCCGCTGGCGATTTCGATGCGCTGATCGGCACGCTGCAAAAGACCCTGGGGCTGACCGTGTTCATGGTCACCCATGACCTTGCGAGCCTGACCACGGTCTGTGACCGCGTCGCCGCGCTCGCAGACGGCAGGATCGTCGCGATCGGCCCGATGCGCGAACTGCTGCAATCCGAGCATCCCTGGGTGCGCGCCTATTTCCACGGCAAGCGCTCGCAGATGCTCCAACACGAGATGAGATGA
- a CDS encoding ABC transporter permease → MNSEPLLLATPSGDVLKLRPEGPWTAANVSVLETLSRSVGADVDRSLAVTLDMSGVSALDTLGAWVLEKLSRRAASSGRPAEFVGVADHFSGLMDEVRQVNRHTPAPAAAPNPVLLRLGDLGKSAVGAREDITIFLQMLGALFVAVIGVLRRPRSLRLTSLVYQLYRIGWQAIPIVVLITFLIGAIIAQQGFFHFLRFGAESYTVDMVGILVLRELGVLIVAIMVAGRSGSAYTAELGSMKMREEIDALSTMGLDPVDVLILPRVAALVIALPILAFIGSIAALYGGGLVAQFYGDMGPAIYIARLHESISVTHFEVGILKAPFMALVIGIVACSEGLRVKGSAESLGRQTTTSVVKSIFLVIVLDGLFAIFFASIGM, encoded by the coding sequence GTGAACTCCGAACCGCTGTTGCTGGCAACGCCCTCCGGCGATGTGCTGAAATTGCGCCCGGAAGGGCCGTGGACTGCCGCCAACGTGTCGGTGCTCGAGACGCTGTCCCGTTCGGTCGGCGCGGACGTCGATCGATCCCTCGCGGTGACGCTGGATATGTCGGGCGTCAGCGCGCTCGACACGCTCGGCGCCTGGGTCCTGGAGAAGCTGTCGCGCCGGGCCGCATCGTCTGGCAGACCGGCCGAATTCGTCGGCGTCGCCGATCATTTCAGCGGCCTGATGGACGAGGTGCGTCAGGTCAACCGCCATACGCCGGCGCCGGCCGCCGCGCCAAATCCTGTCTTGCTCAGGCTCGGCGATCTCGGCAAGTCCGCGGTCGGTGCGCGCGAGGACATCACGATCTTTCTGCAAATGCTCGGCGCGTTGTTCGTGGCCGTGATCGGCGTGCTGCGCCGGCCACGGTCGCTACGGCTGACCTCGCTGGTCTACCAGCTCTACCGCATCGGCTGGCAGGCCATCCCCATCGTCGTGCTGATCACGTTCCTGATCGGTGCCATCATCGCCCAGCAGGGGTTCTTTCATTTTCTTAGGTTCGGTGCGGAGTCCTACACGGTCGACATGGTCGGCATCCTCGTGCTGCGCGAGCTCGGCGTGCTGATCGTTGCCATCATGGTTGCGGGACGTTCGGGCAGCGCTTACACCGCCGAGCTCGGCTCGATGAAGATGCGCGAGGAGATCGACGCGCTCTCGACCATGGGGCTCGATCCCGTCGACGTCCTGATCCTGCCGCGTGTCGCGGCGCTCGTCATCGCGCTGCCGATCCTAGCGTTCATCGGATCGATCGCGGCGCTCTATGGCGGCGGCCTGGTCGCGCAGTTCTACGGCGATATGGGGCCCGCGATCTACATCGCGCGGCTGCATGAGTCCATCTCCGTCACCCATTTCGAGGTCGGCATCCTGAAGGCGCCGTTCATGGCGCTGGTGATCGGGATCGTCGCCTGTAGCGAGGGCTTGCGCGTGAAGGGCAGCGCGGAATCGCTGGGACGGCAGACCACGACGTCGGTGGTGAAGTCGATCTTCCTGGTGATCGTTCTCGATGGCCTGTTCGCGATCTTCTTCGCCTCGATCGGAATGTGA
- a CDS encoding phage holin family protein, whose protein sequence is MNTENVVKHLRVLWRTDRIIADIRLRHLLMGLGLRAFAALIAAFGLLMLELSAYFALVQIWSAIAAAAALGAINFVIAAMLFVVAGRSPSGRDIELANEIHGASIEALQLEARALQVQVSGAVHHPLGTIVPVLVPLIAIIVKGLRKTSKEAAASPEARS, encoded by the coding sequence GTGAATACGGAGAACGTCGTCAAGCATCTGCGGGTGCTGTGGCGCACCGACAGGATCATCGCGGACATCAGGCTGCGCCATCTGCTGATGGGCCTCGGCCTGCGCGCCTTTGCGGCGCTGATCGCCGCATTCGGGCTTCTGATGCTGGAGCTGTCGGCCTATTTCGCACTGGTGCAGATCTGGAGCGCGATCGCCGCGGCCGCCGCTCTCGGCGCGATCAATTTCGTCATCGCGGCGATGTTGTTTGTCGTCGCCGGCCGGTCTCCATCCGGCCGCGACATCGAACTCGCCAATGAAATCCACGGCGCCTCCATCGAAGCCCTTCAGCTCGAGGCACGCGCGCTTCAGGTTCAGGTGAGCGGCGCGGTTCACCATCCGCTCGGCACAATTGTGCCGGTGCTAGTGCCGCTGATCGCGATCATCGTTAAGGGCTTGCGGAAGACCTCGAAGGAAGCTGCGGCTTCGCCCGAAGCGCGTTCGTAA
- a CDS encoding bifunctional acetate--CoA ligase family protein/GNAT family N-acetyltransferase, whose amino-acid sequence MSTYRLKNLLSPRSVALVGASARPVSVGRAVLENIRKAEFKGQFGLVNPRHAEIGGIAAVKNLDKLDFVPELVVITAPAREVPGIIDQAGRRGTAGALIVSAGLGHGPGSLHEAAIAAARKYGMRLIGPNCLGIMMPGVSLNASFAAHMPGAGNLALISQSGAIAAGMVDWAAQRGVGFSGIVTIGDQIDVDIADLLDHFAMDHKTRAILLYIEAIKDARKFMSAARAAARVKPVVVVKSGRMAQGAKAAATHTGALAGADAVYDAAFRRAGVLRVSDLRELFDCAETLGRVESPTGKRLAILTNGGGIGVLAVDRLVELGGIPATISAEAREKLDGALPPTWSGANPVDIVGDADASRYAAALEVLLADSDNDAILVLNVQTAIASATDIAATVTELVGKYRERHRSWAKPVLAAWVGADQNIIQALSGAGVPNYPTEDDAVRGFMHLVRHREVVEELSQVPPAMPDTFVPDARAARQIVAAAIADGRQWLDPVEIKHLLETYDIAMVPTCAATDVEQAVAYANEMFAQGATVVLKIMSRDIIHKSDVGGVVLNLTTPEAVRAAATDILARARKLRPEARIEGVVVQAMVVKAKARELILGLADDPTFGTVVVFGRGGTAVEIINDKALALPPLDLQLARDLIDRTRVSRLLKAYRDVPAVKPDAVATVLVKLAQMAADIPEIREFDINPLLADETGVTAVDARVAVGPAQRKFAGSGPANFAVRAYPSQWERRLALKGDWRIFVRPLRPEDEPTIHEFLRHVTAHDLRLRFFAPMKEFTHEFIARLTQLDYARAMAFIAFDEETGEMVGVVRLHSDSVYESGEYAILLRSDLKGRGLGWTLMQLIIDYARSEGLKAISGDVLKENSVMLEMCRQLGFEVKPDPAEPDICDVRLKL is encoded by the coding sequence ATGTCCACCTATCGTCTGAAGAATCTGCTGTCGCCACGGTCGGTCGCGCTTGTCGGGGCCAGCGCACGTCCGGTCTCCGTGGGGCGTGCGGTGCTGGAGAACATCCGCAAGGCCGAATTCAAGGGCCAGTTCGGTCTCGTCAATCCGCGCCATGCCGAGATCGGCGGCATCGCCGCGGTCAAGAACCTGGACAAGCTGGACTTCGTGCCCGAGCTCGTGGTTATCACCGCGCCCGCGCGCGAGGTTCCCGGCATCATCGATCAGGCCGGGCGTCGCGGTACGGCGGGTGCGCTGATCGTCTCGGCCGGGCTCGGCCATGGACCGGGATCCCTGCATGAGGCCGCAATCGCCGCGGCCCGCAAATACGGCATGCGGCTGATCGGGCCGAACTGTCTCGGCATCATGATGCCCGGCGTCAGCCTCAATGCCAGCTTCGCCGCGCACATGCCCGGCGCGGGCAACCTCGCGCTGATCTCGCAATCGGGCGCGATTGCCGCCGGCATGGTCGATTGGGCCGCGCAGCGCGGCGTCGGCTTCTCCGGCATCGTCACGATCGGCGATCAGATCGATGTCGATATTGCCGATCTGCTCGACCATTTCGCGATGGATCACAAGACCCGCGCGATCCTGCTCTATATCGAAGCCATCAAGGATGCGCGCAAGTTCATGTCGGCCGCACGTGCCGCAGCGCGCGTGAAGCCGGTCGTCGTGGTGAAGTCCGGCCGCATGGCGCAGGGGGCGAAGGCCGCCGCGACGCATACCGGCGCGCTCGCCGGCGCCGACGCCGTCTATGATGCCGCATTCCGCCGCGCGGGCGTTCTTCGGGTCTCCGATCTGCGCGAGCTGTTCGACTGCGCCGAGACGCTCGGCCGTGTCGAATCGCCGACGGGAAAGCGTCTCGCCATCCTGACCAATGGCGGCGGCATCGGCGTCCTCGCCGTCGATCGGCTGGTCGAGCTTGGCGGAATTCCGGCGACCATCTCGGCAGAGGCCCGCGAAAAACTCGACGGCGCGCTGCCGCCGACCTGGTCCGGCGCAAATCCCGTCGACATCGTCGGTGATGCCGATGCATCGCGCTACGCGGCGGCGCTGGAAGTGCTGCTCGCCGATTCCGACAATGACGCAATCCTGGTTCTCAACGTGCAAACGGCGATTGCCTCGGCGACCGACATCGCGGCGACCGTGACGGAGCTCGTCGGTAAATATCGCGAGCGGCACCGCAGTTGGGCTAAGCCCGTGCTGGCCGCATGGGTCGGAGCCGATCAGAACATCATTCAAGCGCTCTCAGGCGCCGGCGTTCCGAACTATCCGACCGAGGATGACGCCGTGCGCGGCTTCATGCATCTGGTTCGGCACCGCGAAGTGGTCGAAGAGCTGAGCCAGGTTCCGCCAGCGATGCCCGACACTTTCGTGCCCGACGCCCGGGCCGCCCGGCAGATCGTCGCCGCGGCCATTGCCGACGGCCGCCAATGGCTCGATCCTGTCGAGATCAAGCATCTGCTCGAAACTTACGACATTGCGATGGTGCCGACCTGTGCCGCGACCGATGTCGAGCAGGCGGTGGCCTATGCGAATGAAATGTTCGCGCAGGGCGCCACCGTCGTGCTGAAGATCATGTCGCGCGACATCATCCACAAGTCGGACGTCGGCGGTGTCGTTCTCAACCTGACGACGCCGGAGGCCGTGCGCGCGGCGGCCACGGACATTCTCGCGCGCGCGAGGAAGCTGCGCCCCGAAGCCCGCATCGAGGGCGTCGTCGTGCAGGCGATGGTCGTCAAGGCGAAGGCGCGCGAGCTGATCCTGGGTCTCGCCGACGATCCCACCTTCGGCACCGTCGTCGTGTTCGGCCGCGGCGGGACGGCCGTGGAGATCATCAACGACAAGGCACTGGCGCTGCCGCCGCTCGATCTGCAGCTCGCCCGCGACCTGATCGATCGCACGCGCGTGTCACGGCTGCTGAAGGCCTATCGGGACGTGCCCGCGGTCAAGCCGGACGCCGTCGCGACAGTGCTGGTCAAGCTCGCCCAGATGGCGGCCGACATCCCCGAGATCCGCGAATTCGACATCAACCCACTGCTGGCTGACGAGACCGGCGTGACCGCGGTCGATGCCCGTGTCGCGGTGGGGCCTGCGCAGCGGAAATTCGCAGGCTCCGGCCCGGCCAACTTCGCTGTCCGTGCCTATCCGTCGCAATGGGAGCGCCGCCTGGCGTTGAAGGGCGATTGGCGTATCTTCGTGCGGCCTCTGCGCCCCGAGGACGAGCCGACCATCCACGAGTTCCTGCGTCACGTCACGGCGCATGACCTCCGCCTGCGCTTCTTCGCGCCGATGAAGGAGTTCACCCACGAATTCATCGCGCGCCTGACCCAGCTCGACTATGCGCGCGCGATGGCCTTCATTGCGTTCGACGAGGAGACCGGCGAGATGGTGGGCGTGGTCCGGCTTCATTCGGACTCGGTCTACGAGAGCGGCGAATACGCAATCCTGCTGCGGTCCGATCTCAAGGGCAGAGGTCTCGGATGGACCCTGATGCAGCTCATCATCGACTATGCGCGGTCGGAAGGGCTGAAAGCGATCTCGGGCGACGTGCTCAAGGAGAACAGCGTGATGCTGGAGATGTGCCGGCAGCTCGGTTTCGAGGTGAAGCCGGATCCGGCCGAGCCCGACATCTGCGACGTCCGGCTCAAGCTCTGA
- a CDS encoding universal stress protein has translation MPIKDVFLPLVGQPHEPTLAAIETCVALAADLGARITALALEEDVFVRPKVILPDDQDSAEASGSREPGDVQQLLNAFTRAASRANIRAQSRSAKVPVDQIASILAEHARFSDLALVPVKPHDSRTEHIIETFLFESGRPLLLCPEQHVDKLRPEFENVMIAWDHSARAARAVGDALPILQAATSVRVVTVADDKTDAITQSGLSLVHHLREHGIYASFEAVKGSGSSISKVLGSWANSHAIDAIVMGAYHHSRLNEIVWGGVTKTVIGQPPCWVMISH, from the coding sequence ATGCCCATCAAGGACGTCTTTCTGCCGCTCGTCGGTCAACCGCACGAGCCGACCCTCGCGGCGATCGAGACATGCGTAGCTCTCGCCGCCGATCTCGGCGCCAGGATCACGGCGCTCGCGCTCGAGGAAGACGTCTTCGTGCGGCCGAAGGTCATACTCCCCGACGATCAGGATTCTGCGGAGGCCAGCGGCTCGCGCGAGCCAGGCGACGTGCAGCAACTCCTGAACGCCTTCACCCGTGCAGCCTCCCGAGCCAACATTCGCGCCCAAAGCAGGTCGGCCAAGGTGCCGGTTGACCAGATCGCGTCGATCCTGGCCGAGCACGCGCGTTTCAGCGATCTCGCGCTGGTCCCCGTCAAGCCGCATGACAGCAGAACCGAGCACATCATCGAAACGTTTCTGTTCGAATCCGGCCGGCCCCTGCTGCTCTGCCCGGAACAACATGTCGACAAGCTGCGACCCGAATTCGAGAATGTCATGATCGCCTGGGATCATTCCGCCCGCGCCGCGCGGGCAGTCGGCGATGCGTTGCCGATCCTTCAGGCTGCCACCTCGGTCCGTGTGGTGACCGTGGCGGACGACAAGACCGACGCGATCACGCAATCGGGCCTGAGTCTCGTCCATCACCTCAGGGAACACGGGATCTATGCCTCGTTCGAGGCGGTGAAGGGCAGCGGCAGCTCGATCAGCAAGGTGCTCGGAAGCTGGGCGAATTCCCATGCCATCGACGCGATCGTGATGGGCGCCTACCATCATTCGCGCCTGAACGAGATCGTCTGGGGCGGTGTGACAAAGACCGTCATTGGCCAGCCACCGTGCTGGGTTATGATCTCGCACTAG
- a CDS encoding bifunctional aminoglycoside phosphotransferase/ATP-binding protein, producing the protein MTDDSATQERVFRALSELPGVKRIDTHAASVFLDGTRALKIKRAVMFPFLDYSTLEKRKAACEEEIRLNRPLAPQIYRRVVAITEEPDGSIKIGGRGRPVEYAVDMSRFDESRTLDHLAKAGPLDAELAAAIADAITASHEKATISDGTAWVNSIPALIDGNSAGLRHGDHLEAAAVGPLGEASHQAFLRVRAALKERARQGFVRRCHGDLHLANIVLIDRQPVLFDAIEFDPQMATVDVLYDLAFTLMDLLHYDQSVAANLVLNRYLAAAPVETLDALAALPLFMSIRAAIRAQVALARLTRPDADGPGILGEACRYFDLARALIHPPAPRLIAVGGLSGTGKSVLSRALAPTVVPQPGAIVLRSDVIRKQLFQVGHTERLPPSTYRPEVTAQVYEVLMQRARQVLAQGHSVIVDAVFASESERDDLAALALACGVPLNGLFLVADLATRQARIGSRHSDASDATQEVAALQEHYNIGHLGWATIDASGTRAQTLQRCRDAIAEGK; encoded by the coding sequence ATGACGGACGATTCTGCCACCCAGGAACGGGTCTTCCGAGCGCTAAGCGAGCTGCCTGGCGTGAAGCGGATCGACACGCACGCGGCTTCGGTGTTTCTCGACGGCACCCGCGCGCTGAAGATCAAGCGGGCTGTCATGTTTCCGTTCCTCGACTATTCGACGCTCGAAAAGCGCAAGGCGGCCTGCGAGGAGGAGATCAGGCTCAACCGGCCGCTCGCGCCGCAAATCTATCGCCGCGTCGTGGCGATCACGGAGGAGCCGGATGGATCGATCAAGATCGGCGGTCGCGGCCGTCCGGTCGAATATGCGGTCGACATGTCCCGCTTCGACGAAAGCCGGACGCTGGACCATCTGGCCAAGGCCGGGCCGCTGGACGCGGAGCTGGCCGCGGCCATTGCAGACGCGATCACAGCATCGCACGAAAAAGCGACGATCTCGGATGGCACGGCGTGGGTCAATTCCATTCCCGCCCTGATTGACGGCAACAGCGCCGGCCTGCGCCATGGCGACCATCTCGAGGCGGCCGCGGTCGGGCCGCTTGGCGAAGCCTCCCACCAGGCTTTCCTGCGCGTCCGCGCTGCACTGAAGGAACGTGCGCGCCAGGGCTTCGTGCGCCGCTGTCACGGCGATCTGCACCTTGCCAATATCGTGCTGATCGACCGGCAGCCCGTGCTGTTCGACGCGATCGAGTTCGACCCGCAGATGGCGACGGTGGACGTGCTCTACGATCTTGCGTTCACGCTGATGGATTTGCTGCATTACGACCAGTCGGTGGCAGCCAACCTCGTCCTGAACCGGTATCTGGCCGCAGCGCCCGTTGAGACCCTCGACGCGCTGGCAGCGCTGCCGCTGTTCATGTCCATTCGCGCGGCGATCCGTGCACAGGTGGCGCTGGCGCGATTGACGCGACCTGACGCCGACGGCCCCGGCATTCTCGGCGAGGCGTGCCGTTATTTCGACCTCGCCCGGGCGCTGATCCATCCGCCAGCTCCCCGCCTGATCGCAGTTGGCGGACTGTCGGGCACCGGCAAATCCGTGCTCAGCCGCGCGCTGGCGCCCACTGTGGTGCCGCAACCGGGCGCTATCGTGCTGCGCAGCGACGTCATTCGCAAGCAGCTGTTTCAGGTGGGACACACCGAGCGGCTGCCGCCGTCCACGTATCGGCCCGAGGTGACGGCGCAGGTCTACGAGGTTCTGATGCAGCGCGCCCGGCAGGTGCTGGCGCAGGGTCATTCCGTTATCGTCGATGCCGTCTTTGCAAGCGAGTCCGAACGGGACGATTTGGCTGCCCTGGCACTCGCGTGCGGCGTGCCGCTCAACGGACTATTTCTTGTCGCGGACCTCGCGACCCGGCAGGCGCGAATCGGCAGCCGCCACAGCGATGCGTCCGACGCCACGCAAGAGGTTGCCGCGTTGCAAGAGCACTATAATATCGGCCATCTCGGTTGGGCGACGATCGATGCATCCGGGACACGAGCGCAGACGCTTCAGCGCTGCCGGGACGCGATCGCTGAGGGCAAATAA
- a CDS encoding CHAD domain-containing protein, with protein MARSTTSSTATARARPAARRNALPGRLSPGMACDTAFRIIARRHLDAVLAQHDGTCRGDPEALHQIRIALTHLRTAIRFFSPMVDDALRPEVWAELKWLNSQLGMVRDLDVAIDRVIAESGGELDVIAELQHWDEKRAESHRLLARALQSARYRRLVEQTSGWIESGPWSTRRSKEAIRLRRCSLADHATAQLTEWETTLLKKARKLRKLDVEKRHKLRLLNKRLTYSVESLEDLFADESLTKQKAILKQLRKAQKSLGQLNDDARGQTLAASLNEAVPEAGIRFLNRKREKKLLRTASKAYRKLDEAKPFRSSDLAPNAEPED; from the coding sequence ATGGCACGATCCACCACGAGTTCGACTGCGACCGCTCGCGCCCGGCCCGCGGCGCGGCGTAACGCCCTGCCCGGCCGCCTCAGCCCCGGCATGGCCTGCGACACCGCATTCCGGATCATCGCCCGCCGTCATCTCGATGCCGTCCTCGCCCAGCATGACGGCACCTGCCGCGGCGACCCCGAGGCGCTGCACCAGATCCGGATCGCCCTGACGCATCTGCGCACCGCCATCCGCTTCTTCTCGCCCATGGTCGATGACGCGCTACGGCCTGAAGTCTGGGCCGAGCTGAAATGGCTCAACAGCCAGCTCGGCATGGTCAGGGACCTCGACGTGGCGATCGACCGGGTCATCGCCGAGAGCGGCGGCGAGCTCGATGTGATTGCAGAGCTTCAGCATTGGGACGAGAAGCGCGCCGAGAGCCACCGCCTGCTCGCACGCGCACTGCAATCGGCGCGGTACCGCCGTCTCGTCGAGCAGACCTCCGGCTGGATCGAGAGCGGCCCCTGGTCGACGAGGCGCAGCAAGGAGGCCATCAGGCTGCGCCGCTGCTCGCTTGCCGACCACGCGACGGCGCAACTCACCGAATGGGAAACGACGCTGCTCAAGAAGGCGCGAAAGCTCCGCAAGCTCGATGTGGAAAAGCGGCACAAGCTGCGACTTCTCAACAAGCGGCTGACCTATTCGGTCGAATCGCTCGAGGATTTGTTCGCCGACGAATCGTTGACGAAGCAGAAGGCCATCCTCAAGCAGTTGCGCAAGGCGCAAAAGTCGCTGGGACAGTTGAACGACGATGCGCGAGGGCAGACGCTGGCGGCCTCACTGAACGAGGCCGTGCCGGAGGCGGGAATTCGCTTCCTCAATCGCAAACGGGAGAAGAAACTGCTGCGAACCGCTTCGAAAGCCTACCGGAAACTGGACGAAGCCAAGCCGTTCCGCTCCTCCGACCTCGCGCCGAATGCTGAGCCCGAGGATTAG
- a CDS encoding PHA/PHB synthase family protein produces MSVVQIFPRAEEPAARPVSDDPVVVSPRPERQASKPVAADSLPPPEPYTLDRAFHAMLARFTGGISPAALSLAWLDWSLHLAAAPERRIEIARNVLRDSRRFIEAAAHATSPGQEPWSVIQPQGRDRRFKEPSWEIAPFNLLAQAFLLGERWWHDAATGVRGVSRANEAIVEFSMRQMLDTLAPSNFAATNPQVLEKAFRSGGENFVFGWQNWCSDLMRLFSAAKPAGDGQFVVGKTVAVSPGKVVYRNELIELIQYYPTTAQVRPEPILIVPAWIMKYYILDLSPQNSLVKHLTGQGFTVFAISWRNPDAKDRDVAFDDYRKLGVMAALDTIGRIIPDRTIHALGYCLGGTLLSIAAAAMARDGDKRLGTVTLLAAQTDFTEAGELTLFINESQVAFLEDAMWQRGYLDTTQMAGAFQLLRSNELIWSRLSHDYLMGESAPPSDLMAWNADATRLPYRMHSEYLRKLFLDNDLAEGRYRVEDRSISLSDIHTPMFVVGTVADHVAPWRSVYKIHYQVDADVTFLLTSGGHNAGVVAPPEEPGHSYQAMTKAMDAPYVGPDEWLELAPHVEGSWWPEWTDWLTARSGEPRDPPQIGLGDVSGLPDAPGDYVKT; encoded by the coding sequence GGCCCGTTTCACAGGTGGGATATCGCCGGCGGCGTTGTCGCTCGCCTGGCTCGATTGGAGTTTGCATCTCGCCGCAGCGCCGGAGCGCCGGATCGAGATCGCGCGCAATGTCCTGCGCGATTCCCGCCGCTTCATCGAAGCCGCCGCGCATGCGACGTCGCCGGGGCAGGAGCCGTGGTCCGTGATTCAGCCACAGGGGCGGGATCGACGCTTCAAGGAACCGTCATGGGAGATCGCGCCGTTCAATCTGCTGGCGCAGGCGTTTCTGCTCGGGGAGCGCTGGTGGCACGATGCCGCGACCGGTGTGCGCGGCGTGTCGCGCGCAAATGAGGCCATCGTCGAGTTTTCGATGCGCCAGATGCTCGACACGCTGGCGCCGTCGAATTTCGCGGCGACCAATCCGCAGGTGCTGGAGAAGGCATTCCGGAGCGGTGGCGAGAATTTCGTGTTCGGCTGGCAGAATTGGTGCAGCGATCTGATGCGCCTGTTCTCGGCCGCAAAGCCGGCGGGCGACGGGCAATTTGTCGTCGGCAAGACGGTGGCGGTGTCGCCTGGCAAGGTCGTGTACCGCAACGAGCTGATCGAGCTGATCCAATATTATCCGACGACTGCGCAAGTGCGGCCGGAGCCGATCCTGATCGTGCCGGCCTGGATTATGAAGTACTACATCCTCGATCTGTCGCCGCAGAATTCGCTGGTCAAACATCTGACCGGTCAGGGCTTCACCGTGTTTGCGATTTCATGGCGCAACCCGGATGCGAAGGACCGGGATGTCGCGTTCGACGACTATCGCAAGCTCGGCGTGATGGCCGCGCTGGACACGATCGGCCGGATCATTCCGGACCGGACGATCCATGCGCTCGGTTATTGCCTGGGCGGAACGTTGTTGTCGATCGCTGCCGCCGCGATGGCGCGCGATGGCGACAAGCGGCTGGGCACCGTCACACTCCTTGCCGCCCAGACCGATTTCACCGAGGCAGGCGAATTGACGCTCTTCATCAACGAGAGCCAGGTCGCCTTCCTCGAAGATGCGATGTGGCAGCGCGGCTATCTCGATACGACGCAGATGGCCGGCGCGTTCCAGCTGCTGCGTTCCAACGAGCTGATCTGGTCGCGGCTGTCGCATGACTATCTGATGGGCGAGAGCGCGCCTCCGAGCGACCTGATGGCCTGGAATGCCGACGCGACGCGGCTTCCCTATCGCATGCACTCAGAATATTTGCGCAAGTTGTTCCTCGACAATGATCTGGCCGAAGGCCGCTATCGCGTCGAGGACAGGAGTATTTCACTTTCCGACATTCATACGCCGATGTTCGTGGTCGGCACGGTCGCCGATCACGTCGCGCCGTGGCGGTCCGTCTACAAAATCCATTATCAGGTCGATGCCGATGTGACCTTCCTGTTGACCAGTGGCGGCCACAACGCCGGCGTGGTCGCGCCTCCCGAGGAGCCCGGGCACAGCTATCAGGCCATGACCAAGGCCATGGACGCGCCCTATGTCGGCCCGGACGAATGGCTGGAGTTGGCGCCGCATGTCGAGGGATCGTGGTGGCCGGAATGGACCGACTGGCTCACGGCGCGTTCGGGCGAGCCCCGCGACCCACCGCAGATCGGGCTTGGAGACGTCTCCGGCCTGCCCGATGCGCCAGGAGACTACGTCAAAACCTAA